The proteins below come from a single Zea mays cultivar B73 chromosome 8, Zm-B73-REFERENCE-NAM-5.0, whole genome shotgun sequence genomic window:
- the LOC100384181 gene encoding uncharacterized LOC100384181 has product MGRSPCCEKGHTNKGAWTKEEDERLVAYIRSHGEGCWRSLPSAAGLLRCGKSCRLRWMNYLRPDLKRGNFTDDEDELIIRLHALLGNKFVSRLPSVDETASFFSVSTFIFSTALPDVTRRARRWSLIAGQLPGRTDNEIKNYWNTHIKRKLLARGIDPHAHHRPQALHHVAAAALVPAPAAKPKPKPAESSDDGGRSSCSCSGSGSSAGEPRCPDLNLDLSVGPPDAPTSPPPPCLCHRAWEACGCQAG; this is encoded by the coding sequence ATGGGGAGGTCGCCGTGCTGCGAGAAGGGGCACACCAACAAGGGCGCGTGGACCAAGGAGGAGGACGAGCGGCTGGTGGCGTACATCCGGTCGCACGGGGAAGGGTGCTGGCGGTCGCTGCccagcgcggcgggtctgctgcgCTGCGGCAAGAGCTGCAGGCTGCGGTGGATGAACTACCTCCGGCCGGACCTCAAGCGCGGGAACTTCACCGACGACGAGGACGAGCTCATCATCCGCCTGCACGCCCTCCTCGGCAACAAGTTCGTGAGCCGTCTGCCGTCTGTCGACGAGACAGCGTCCTTCTTCTCTGTGTCTACCTTTATTTTCTCGACGGCGCTGCCTGACGTCACGCGCCGCGCTCGCAGGTGGTCTCTGATCGCCGGGCAGCTGCCGGGCCGGACGGACAACGAGATCAAGAACTACTGGAACACGCACATCAAACGCAAGCTCCTGGCCCGCGGCATCGACCCGCACGCGCACCACCGCCCGCAGGCGCTGCACCACGTGGCAGCAGCAGCCCTCGTCCCGGCCCCCGCcgcgaagccgaagccgaagccgGCGGAGTCGTCCGACGACGGCGGGCGCAGCAGCTGCAGctgcagcggcagcggcagcagcGCGGGGGAGCCGCGGTGCCCCGACCTCAACCTCGACCTGTCCGTTGGTCCGCCGGACGCGCccacctcgccgccgccgccgtgcctgTGCCACCGCGCCTGGGAAGCGTGCGGCTGCCAGGCAGGCTGA
- the LOC100384181 gene encoding uncharacterized isoform X1, with protein MGRSPCCEKGHTNKGAWTKEEDERLVAYIRSHGEGCWRSLPSAAGLLRCGKSCRLRWMNYLRPDLKRGNFTDDEDELIIRLHALLGNKWSLIAGQLPGRTDNEIKNYWNTHIKRKLLARGIDPHAHHRPQALHHVAAAALVPAPAAKPKPKPAESSDDGGRSSCSCSGSGSSAGEPRCPDLNLDLSVGPPDAPTSPPPPCLCHRAWEACGCQAG; from the exons ATGGGGAGGTCGCCGTGCTGCGAGAAGGGGCACACCAACAAGGGCGCGTGGACCAAGGAGGAGGACGAGCGGCTGGTGGCGTACATCCGGTCGCACGGGGAAGGGTGCTGGCGGTCGCTGCccagcgcggcgggtctgctgcgCTGCGGCAAGAGCTGCAGGCTGCGGTGGATGAACTACCTCCGGCCGGACCTCAAGCGCGGGAACTTCACCGACGACGAGGACGAGCTCATCATCCGCCTGCACGCCCTCCTCGGCAACAA GTGGTCTCTGATCGCCGGGCAGCTGCCGGGCCGGACGGACAACGAGATCAAGAACTACTGGAACACGCACATCAAACGCAAGCTCCTGGCCCGCGGCATCGACCCGCACGCGCACCACCGCCCGCAGGCGCTGCACCACGTGGCAGCAGCAGCCCTCGTCCCGGCCCCCGCcgcgaagccgaagccgaagccgGCGGAGTCGTCCGACGACGGCGGGCGCAGCAGCTGCAGctgcagcggcagcggcagcagcGCGGGGGAGCCGCGGTGCCCCGACCTCAACCTCGACCTGTCCGTTGGTCCGCCGGACGCGCccacctcgccgccgccgccgtgcctgTGCCACCGCGCCTGGGAAGCGTGCGGCTGCCAGGCAGGCTGA